In a single window of the Plodia interpunctella isolate USDA-ARS_2022_Savannah chromosome 26, ilPloInte3.2, whole genome shotgun sequence genome:
- the LOC128681180 gene encoding zinc finger protein 26-like, with translation MSENEDVKAKLENDIQIKDERKDPTCFLPDEPMSYEIKKKKKKKKKKKNKERDPFRDLDVQNDELTLEMQMDPEVNIKVENIEVELDFNDFANNTGLMVEGPQSEDSQEPEIKIEEQNHEAVLLTFESVVNKTLLEYSENIKYDEEGNVIGFEQPGASVLGYPQNIPMKTAPTHMCKVCHLVFQSHKTLKMHQKRKHKAYRKYFEHICDYCGMSYEQKNSLVAHMRRKHGPDSTPDDREERTCEVCALVFKGNTRLRMHMRRKHGSFQDSFKFSCEECGLTYDKHSSLVVHQRRKHSGITQPVLNQWFNCPFCPKVFTRRETYARHVQRKHRILDEDEIKEEFLNVKNEETGEITCKQCPLVFSSVNFLKLHMRRKHNALTEDFRLKCRICNLSYDKIESLKRHVRRKHGENSHCEVCNRQFDSREAYLNHSHVKTHSECSICGLIFASEGNLGKHMRLTHKIDSPKHVFCSSCNEGFYDKRQLKSHLMKVHLKVTYTCMFCSKVFKAKESYRRHILFKHPESNDMKNQAQNCEQCSASFPNEFELCRHINSEHCNEQDKEVKEEIVVVKQEDGIKESFQCTKCPESYTAWEQLRLHHEQNHHLPEETQCQVCGEMVPGNALKKHMRNIHIEEPQCKYCEFKTNNRASMTQHILRHKNITTLHCDYMGCRYKTYYEGAMQRHKRKHVEIGVKLQCSKCPFQTMNKYILRYHEEAHTTGKKRYVCDQCDYATILPANLVQHKYKHSEEKRFKCEVCPFATKYNTSLRFHVKKKHCDLPSLS, from the exons ATGTCTGAAAATGAAGATGTCAAAGCTAAACTCGAAAATGATATTCAGATTAAGGACGAGAGAAAGGATCCTACATGCTTCTTGCCAGACGAGCCAATGTCCTATGAAattaagaagaagaaaaaaaagaagaagaaaaagaagaacaaGGAGCGAGATCCGTTTCGAGATTTAGATGTGCAAAATGATGAACTGACTTTGGAGATGCAAATGGATCCAGAGGTTAATATAAAAGTGGAGAATATTGAAGTAGAGTTAGATTTTAATGAT TTCGCAAATAACACGGGCCTCATGGTAGAAGGACCGCAGAGCGAAGACAGCCAAGAACCAGAAATCAAAATAGAGGAACAGAACCATGAAGCAGTACTGTTGACATTTGAAAGTGTTGTCAACAAAACATTACTTGAATATAGTGAGAATATCAAATATGATGAAGAAGGGAATGTAATCGGCTTCGAACAGCCAGGTGCATCAGTGTTGGGTTACCCCCAGAATATTCCTATGAAAACAGCTCCAACACACATGTGCAAAGTCTGCCATCTAGTCTTTCAATCGCACAAAACCTTGAAAATGCATCAGAAAAGGAAACATAAAgcttatagaaaatattttgaacatatATGTGATTATTGTGGAATGTCGTACGAACAAAAAAACAGTCTAGTCGCTCATATGAGGAGGAAACACGGCCCAGACTCCACTCCGGACGATAGAGAAGAGCGAACATGTGAAGTTTGCGCACTAGTCTTCAAAGGAAATACACGGTTACGAATGCATATGAGGCGAAAGCACGGTTCATTCCAAGATTCATTCAAATTCAGCTGCGAGGAATGCGGTCTTACTTATGACAAGCACAGCAGTTTAGTCGTACACCAACGTAGAAAACATTCTGGTATCACACAACCAGTCTTGAATCAATGGTTCAACTGTCCTTTTTGTCCGAAAGTATTTACAAGAAGGGAGACGTACGCGAGACATGTTCAAAGGAAACATAGGATTTTGGACGAAGATGAAATCAAAGAAGAATTTCTCAATGTGAAGAATGAAGAAACCGGTGAAATCACGTGTAAACAATGTCCGTTAGTTTTTTCTTCTGTTAATTTCTTGAAGTTGCACATGAGAAGGAAACATAATGCATTGACAGAGGATTTTAGGCTTAAGTGTAGGATATGTAATTTATCATACGATAAGATAGAGAGCCTCAAAAGGCACGTGCGGAGGAAACATGGCGAAAATTCGCATTGCGAAGTGTGCAATAGACAATTTGACAGTAGAGAGGCATATTTGAATCACTCGCATGTAAAAACTCATTCTGAGTGTTCGATTTGTGGGCTTATATTCGCTTCGGAAGGCAATTTGGGAAAGCATATGAGGTTGACGCACAAAATTGACTCACCCAAACATGTATTTTGCAGTTCGTGTAACGAAGGATTCTACGATAAACGTCAATTGAAATCACATTTGATGAAAGTACATTTAAAAGTGACATACACATGTATGTTTTGCAGTAAAGTATTCAAAGCGAAAGAGAGTTATAGAAGGCATATTCTATTCAAACATCCTGAAAgtaatgacatgaaaaatcAGGCACAAAACTGCGAACAGTGTTCCGCTTCATTTCCTAACGAATTTGAACTCTGCCGTCATATAAATAGTGAACATTGCAATGAGCAAGATAAAGAAGTGAAGGAAGAGATTGTTGTAGTCAAACAGGAGGATGGTATTAAAGAATCGTTTCAGTGTACGAAATGCCCGGAATCGTATACTGCTTGGGAGCAATTGAGGTTACATCACGAACAAAATCACCATTTGCCAGAAGAGACACAATGTCAAGTGTGCGGTGAAATGGTCCCAGGAAACGCTTTGAAAAAGCATATGCGAAACATCCACATCGAAGAGCCACAGTGTAAATATTGTGAGTTCAAAACCAATAACAGGGCCAGTATGACACAGCATATTTTAAggcacaaaaatattacaacgTTACACTGTGATTACATGGGTTGTAGATACAAAACATATTACGAAGGTGCTATGCAGCGACACAAGAGGAAGCATGTGGAAATCGGTGTTAAACTGCAGTGTAGTAAGTGTCCGTTTCaaacaatgaataaatatattttaaggtaTCATGAAGAAGCTCATACTACAGGAAAGAAGCGTTATGTGTGCGATCAATGTGACTATGCAACGATTTTGCCAGCGAATTTGGTACAGCACAAATATAAGCATTCCGAAGAGAAAAGATTCAAGTGTGAAGTGTGCCCGTTCGctacaaaatacaatacatcTTTAAGATTTCACGTGAAGAAGAAACATTGTGATCTCCCATCGCTCagttga
- the LOC128681161 gene encoding zinc finger protein 182-like — MPFICLICNYSSTARNFINIFGNHSSLQSQKKLSTLLSEVFGIVINEETVTSKVICTKCFKDCSEYDSIQVRQQVIKTELQSQFREGNASRPQPQQSSPPVKIVLPASKLQPLPKDFVIDRKLVAASKSQLIFNKNNATFSPKFNIKSVIVPSQNIDTITSESEANTSQSNSDDTLTDPSKIPGNLVKHEDVYGDEDGDVENNNDDIVEHNDDHPMEIDEDCSLAVVPVSSEESGKLVYIDNDTSKDINEKSQNFIDLGLLLADNVDTDEHTENGVAKIEMNEYDEDDDDDDEAIIMADENGATIIRLASSHRILYGNTQFVVEEQEDNDNNSRDSTSNSYEESQIELQVSGDEETANAIIAAAQEQGGAFIEVESGEMFRVKSVQSKTDKDVEDDALPLVKPEDGKFRCLLCDQNTKEDKTPFLANAEEMMQHLKTSHDARLYICDCGKIMRKRSLYSAHIVDHMPKSVSENRLHECAVCGRRYSNKTLLREHIHTHTGDRPYSCNLCDKTFANKYTHQAHLKIHEVRPRPHKCKQCGKTFLTQQNLSQHEKTHLGIRNFICQVCNKAFATQHNLEVHGVIHSGKRPFACTYCPKAFARRAELRDHTRIHTGERPFACDICSATFTQRSNLLSHKRATHLDDKRYHCKECPKQFKRRRLLDYHIKAAHTGERPLQCPVCPSNFVYPEHYKKHMRIHTGVKPYFCEVCGKSFSSRDNRNTHRFVHSEKKPYECLTCGAGYRRKQLLYAHMNSTGHVAESIVVNQPRVIKATDTSPTLQRVTKETLSRNDGSLDESNLNSQESGTIALEGNKLFITGDQALVLEEGSTINMVNDGSENLFLQELNASIANVEGVGDVKLENRNLITTDENGELMRLIQIQLADGKSRWVAFN; from the exons ATGCCCTTTATTTGCCTTATCTGCAACTACTCCAGCACAGCTAGGAATTTCATCAACATATTCGGTAATCAT aGTTCCCTCCAATCGCAAAAGAAATTATCAACATTACTAAGCGAGGTTTTTGGAATTGTTATCAATGAGGAAACAGTCACATCAAAAGTTATATGCACAAAGTGCTTCAAGGATTGCTCCGAATATGATTCTATTCAAGTCAG GCaacaagtaataaaaacaGAGCTACAATCACAATTCCGCGAAGGCAACGCCTCCCGCCCCCAGCCGCAGCAATCCTCGCCCCCCGTCAAGATAGTGCTCCCCGCGTCGAAGCTACAACCCCTGCCTAAAGACTTCGTCATTGACAGGAAACTGGTCGCCGCGTCCAAATCTcaacttatatttaataagaacaat GCGACATTTTCCCCAAAATTCAATATCAAATCGGTCATAGTGCCGTCGCAGAATATCGACACAATCACATCAGAAAGCGAAGCGAACACCTCACAATCTAACAGCGATGACACTTTGACAGACCCGTCGAAAATACCTGGCAACTTGGTGAAACACGAAGACGTCTACGGCGATGAGGATGGCGATGTTGAGAACAATAATGATGACATTGTTGAACATAACGACGATCACCCCATGGAGATTGATGAAG ATTGCTCCTTGGCCGTTGTACCAGTTTCATCTGAAGAAAGTGGAAAGCTAGTGTATATTGATAATGATACTAGTAAG gataTCAATGAAAAATCTCAGAATTTCATCGATTTGGGCCTACTGCTAGCCGATAATGTGGACACAGACGAACATACAGAAAATGGCGTCGCGAAAatagaaatgaatgaatatgatgaggatgatgatgatgacgacg AAGCAATAATAATGGCGGACGAGAATGGAGCTACAATAATTCGACTCGCGTCCAGTCACCGCATTTTGTATGGCAACACTCAATTTGTAGTCGAGGAGCAAGAGGACAACGATAACAATTCCAGAG ATTCCACATCGAATTCATACGAGGAATCGCAAATAGAGCTACAAGTTTCAGGCGATGAAGAAACTGCGAACGCTATCATAGCGGCGGCGCAGGAGCAGG GTGGTGCGTTTATAGAAGTGGAGTCAGGTGAAATGTTTCGAGTGAAATCTGTTCAGAGCAAGACTGATAAGGATGTCGAAGATGACGCTTTACCG ctTGTAAAGCCCGAAGATGGAAAGTTCAGGTGTTTGTTATGCGATCAAAATACCAAAG AAGACAAAACCCCCTTCTTAGCGAACGCAGAAGAAATGATGCAGCATCTGAAGACTAGTCACGACGCGCGGCTCTACATCTGTGATTGCGGCAAGATCATGAGGAAGCGATCTTTGTATAGCGCTCATATTG TGGATCATATGCCTAAATCAGTGAGCGAAAATCGCCTCCACGAATGTGCGGTATGCGGTAGAAGATACTCGAACAAGACTTTACTAAGAGAACATATACACACGCACACTGGAGACAGGCCTTACTCATGCAATTTGTGTGATAAAACCTTCGCCAATAAGTATACTCATCAGGCGCATCTTAAAATTCATGAG GTAAGGCCGCGTCCACACAAGTGCAAGCAATGCGGCAAGACATTCTTGACGCAGCAAAATTTGAGCCAACACGAGAAAACGCATCTCGGAATCAGGAATTTCATCTGTCAAGTTTGTA ATAAAGCGTTCGCGACGCAACACAATCTAGAAGTCCACGGCGTTATACACAGCGGCAAGCGGCCCTTCGCCTGCACTTACTGCCCTAAAGCCTTCGCCAGGAGGGCGGAGCTCCGGGACCACACTAGAATACACACCG gtgaACGACCTTTCGCATGCGACATATGTTCGGCGACTTTCACTCAGCGCTCGAATCTGCTATCGCACAAGCGAGCGACGCATTTAGACGATAAGAGATATCATTGTAAGGAGTGCCCCAAACAATTCAAGAGGCGAAG ACTATTGGACTATCACATAAAGGCAGCGCACACCGGAGAACGACCGTTACAGTGTCCCGTGTGTCCGTCCAACTTCGTGTATCCTGAGCATTACAAGAAACATATGAGAATACATACCGGAGTCAAGCCTTATTTCTGTGAG GTGTGCGGCAAATCGTTCAGTTCGCGCGACAACAGGAACACTCACAGGTTCGTGCACAGCGAGAAGAAACCGTACGAATGTCTCACGTGCGGCGCCGGCTACAGGAGGAAACAGCTTCTGTACGCTCACATGAACAGTACC GGTCACGTAGCGGAGTCGATCGTCGTCAACCAACCGAGAGTTATAAAAGCTACCGACACT AGTCCCACATTACAACGTGTGACAAAGGAAACCTTGTCGAGAAATGATGGCAGC ttgGACGAGTCCAATTTAAACAGTCAAGAATCTGGCACTATtg CGTTGGAGGGTAATAAACTATTCATCACGGGAGACCAGGCCCTAGTGTTGGaagaag GCAGTACAATAAACATGGTCAATGATGGCagcgaaaatttatttttac aagAGCTGAACGCGTCGATAGCTAACGTCGAAGGTGTCGGAGATGTTAAACTGGAGAACAGAAAT ttGATAACCACAGATGAAAATGGTGAATTGATGAGACTCATACAAATACAACTAGCTGACGGTAAGAGCAGATGGGTCGCCTTCAACTAA